The Streptomyces camelliae genome window below encodes:
- a CDS encoding glycoside hydrolase family 16 protein has translation MRSPSGIPRPRPLRRTLIAVVATLGLSAALATAATAPADASAPTPPSGWTQVFLDDFNGAAGSGVNTTDWQYDTGTSYPGGASNWGTGEVESMTSSTNNVALDGNGDLLITPRRDASGNWTSGRIETTRTDFQPPAGGKLRVEARIQMPNVTGNAAAGYWPAFWMLGAPYRGNYQNWPSVGELDIMENVNGLNKTWATMHCGTNPGGPCNETTGLGNSTACPNTTCQSGFHTYTMEWDRSVSPEAIRFSVDGVNYQTVTANQMDATTWANATNHGFFVILNVAMGGAFPAAFGGGPTSATEPGHPMVVDYVQVLQSGGSGGTTPPPSGNRDAYSAIQAESFDSQSGISTETTTDTGGGQDIGYIANGDWALYKGVNFGSTPATQFYGRVASGAASGVSGLVQVRLDSPTSTPIGSFAVANTGGWQSWQTIPANISSVTGTHDVYLTFSSGQPADFVNVNWFDFGH, from the coding sequence ATGCGTTCACCTTCCGGCATACCCAGACCCCGACCCCTGCGGCGCACGCTCATCGCCGTCGTCGCCACGCTCGGCCTGTCGGCTGCCCTCGCGACGGCCGCCACCGCCCCCGCGGACGCCTCCGCGCCCACACCCCCGTCCGGCTGGACACAGGTCTTCCTCGACGACTTCAACGGGGCGGCCGGCTCCGGCGTGAACACCACCGACTGGCAGTACGACACCGGGACGTCGTACCCGGGCGGCGCCTCGAACTGGGGCACCGGCGAGGTCGAGTCGATGACGTCGAGCACGAACAACGTCGCGCTGGACGGCAACGGCGATCTGCTCATCACCCCGCGCCGTGACGCCTCGGGCAACTGGACCTCCGGCCGCATCGAGACCACCCGCACCGACTTCCAGCCGCCGGCCGGCGGGAAGCTGCGGGTGGAGGCCCGGATCCAGATGCCGAACGTGACCGGGAACGCGGCCGCCGGCTACTGGCCCGCCTTCTGGATGCTGGGCGCGCCGTACCGGGGCAACTACCAGAACTGGCCGAGCGTCGGCGAGCTGGACATCATGGAGAACGTCAACGGCCTGAACAAGACGTGGGCCACGATGCACTGCGGCACCAACCCCGGCGGCCCCTGCAACGAGACGACGGGCCTGGGCAATTCGACCGCCTGCCCGAACACCACCTGCCAGTCGGGCTTCCATACCTACACGATGGAGTGGGACCGCTCGGTGAGCCCGGAGGCGATCCGCTTCTCCGTCGACGGCGTCAACTACCAGACGGTCACGGCGAATCAGATGGACGCCACGACGTGGGCCAACGCCACGAACCACGGCTTCTTCGTCATCCTGAACGTGGCGATGGGCGGTGCCTTCCCGGCGGCGTTCGGCGGCGGCCCGACCAGCGCCACCGAGCCGGGCCACCCGATGGTCGTGGACTATGTGCAGGTGCTCCAGTCCGGCGGGAGCGGTGGCACCACTCCCCCGCCGAGCGGCAACCGGGACGCCTACAGCGCGATCCAGGCCGAGTCCTTCGACAGCCAGTCCGGCATCAGCACCGAGACCACGACGGACACCGGCGGCGGGCAGGACATCGGATACATCGCCAATGGCGACTGGGCGCTCTACAAGGGCGTGAACTTCGGCTCGACGCCGGCCACGCAGTTCTACGGCCGGGTCGCCAGCGGTGCCGCGAGCGGGGTCAGCGGTCTGGTGCAGGTACGCCTGGACAGCCCCACCAGTACCCCGATCGGCAGCTTCGCGGTGGCCAACACGGGCGGCTGGCAGTCCTGGCAGACGATCCCGGCCAACATCAGCTCCGTGACCGGCACGCACGACGTCTATCTGACCTTCTCCAGCGGCCAGCCGGCGGACTTCGTGAACGTGAACTGGTTCGACTTCGGGCACTGA
- a CDS encoding helix-turn-helix domain-containing protein has protein sequence MADRTPQADGGATDGDGIRTFPFPTELAVGRVGMQVGPMGTDRPWHADAPLERVHRIDFHVVMLFTEGPVRHMIDFAEYEAGPGDLLWIRPGQVHRFSRECAYHGTVLTMQPGFLPRATVEATGLYRYDLPPLLHPDPAQLAALQAALEQLRREYEDTATLPLSLHTAVLRHTLTAFLLRLAHLAARSAEASRQQTDSTFTRFRDAVEQGFATNHSVSAYADALGYSRRTLVRAVRAATGETPKGFIDKRVILEAKRLLAHTDLPIGRVGVAVGFPDAANFSKFFQLHTGRTPVGFRAELR, from the coding sequence ATGGCTGACAGAACGCCACAAGCTGACGGCGGGGCTACGGACGGCGACGGCATCAGGACCTTCCCCTTCCCGACCGAGCTGGCCGTCGGCCGTGTCGGCATGCAGGTCGGCCCGATGGGCACCGACCGCCCCTGGCACGCCGACGCCCCCCTGGAGCGCGTCCACCGCATCGACTTCCACGTCGTGATGCTGTTCACCGAGGGCCCCGTACGGCACATGATCGACTTCGCCGAGTACGAGGCCGGCCCCGGGGACCTGCTGTGGATTCGCCCCGGACAGGTCCACCGCTTCTCCCGCGAGTGCGCGTACCACGGAACCGTCCTCACCATGCAGCCCGGCTTCCTGCCGCGCGCCACCGTCGAGGCCACCGGCCTGTACCGCTACGACCTCCCGCCCCTGCTGCACCCCGACCCGGCGCAGCTCGCCGCCCTCCAGGCCGCCCTGGAGCAACTGCGACGCGAGTACGAGGACACCGCCACGCTCCCGCTCAGCCTGCACACCGCCGTCCTCCGGCACACCCTCACCGCGTTCCTGCTGCGCCTCGCCCACCTCGCGGCCCGTTCCGCGGAGGCCTCCCGGCAACAGACGGACAGCACCTTCACCCGGTTCCGGGACGCCGTCGAGCAGGGCTTCGCCACCAACCACAGCGTCAGCGCCTACGCCGACGCGCTCGGCTACTCCCGCCGCACTCTCGTCCGCGCCGTGCGGGCGGCCACCGGCGAGACTCCCAAGGGCTTCATCGACAAACGCGTGATCCTGGAGGCCAAGCGCCTCCTCGCCCACACCGACCTGCCGATCGGCCGGGTCGGCGTGGCCGTCGGCTTCCCCGACGCGGCGAACTTCTCCAAGTTCTTCCAGCTGCACACCGGGCGGACGCCGGTGGGGTTCCGGGCGGAGCTGCGCTGA
- the tkt gene encoding transketolase, producing the protein MTTQTSDSFEWTDLDRRAVDTARLLAADAVQKVGNGHPGTAMSLAPAAYTIFQKVMRHDPADPEWAGRDRFVLSPGHTSLTLYTQLFLAGYELELDDLKAFRTKGSKTPGHPEYGHTAGVETTTGPLGQGVANAVGMAMAARYERGLFDPEAPEGTSPFDHTIWAIVSDGDLEEGVSAEASSLAGHQKLGNLVFLYDDNHISIEGDTATAFSEDVLKRYEAYGWHTQRIEPTAEGDVDTEALYRALKAAQTETGRPSIIAMRTIIAWPAPNARNTEASHGSALGEDEIAATKRLLGFDPEQTFEVTDEVLKHTRRALDRGAEAHAAWDKRIAEWRTADSERAALFDRIGKGELPEGWEQKIPVFEEGKSVATRAASGTVLQALGPVIPELWGGSADLAGSNNTTIDRTSSFLPKGNPLPEADPYGRTVHFGIREFSMAAEMNGIALHGNTRIYGGTFLVFSDYMRNAVRMSALMQLPVTYVWTHDSIGLGEDGPTHQPVEHLASLRAIPGLNVVRPADANETAIAWAEILKRHATDPAPHGLALTRQGVPVYAPNEDAAKGGYVLRESSTEVPEVIVIATGSEVQLAVAAREALEAEGIGTRVVSMPSVEWFEEQDQAYKDAVLPPAVKARVAVEAGIGLTWYRYVGDAGRIVSLEHFGASADAKTLFAEFGFTPENVAAAARESLADSRA; encoded by the coding sequence ATGACCACGCAGACTTCCGACAGCTTCGAGTGGACCGACCTCGACCGGCGCGCCGTGGACACCGCCCGCCTGCTGGCGGCCGACGCGGTACAGAAGGTCGGCAACGGGCACCCCGGCACGGCGATGAGCCTGGCACCTGCCGCGTACACGATCTTTCAGAAGGTGATGCGTCACGACCCGGCGGACCCGGAGTGGGCCGGCCGTGACCGCTTCGTCCTCTCCCCCGGCCACACCTCGCTGACCCTCTACACCCAGCTGTTCCTCGCCGGGTACGAGCTGGAGCTGGACGACCTCAAGGCCTTCCGCACGAAGGGCTCCAAGACGCCCGGCCACCCGGAGTACGGCCACACCGCCGGCGTCGAGACCACCACCGGCCCGCTCGGCCAGGGTGTCGCCAACGCGGTCGGCATGGCGATGGCGGCCCGCTACGAGCGCGGCCTGTTCGACCCGGAGGCCCCCGAGGGCACCTCCCCCTTCGACCACACCATCTGGGCGATCGTGTCCGACGGCGACCTGGAGGAGGGCGTCTCCGCCGAGGCGTCCTCGCTGGCCGGCCACCAGAAGCTCGGCAATCTGGTCTTCCTCTACGACGACAACCACATCTCCATCGAGGGCGACACCGCCACCGCGTTCTCCGAGGACGTGCTGAAGCGGTACGAGGCCTACGGCTGGCACACCCAGCGGATCGAGCCGACCGCCGAGGGCGACGTCGACACCGAGGCCCTGTACCGGGCGCTGAAGGCCGCGCAGACCGAGACCGGACGACCCTCGATCATCGCGATGCGCACGATCATCGCCTGGCCCGCCCCGAACGCCCGGAACACCGAGGCCTCCCACGGCTCCGCGCTCGGCGAGGACGAGATCGCCGCCACCAAGCGGCTCCTCGGCTTCGACCCCGAGCAGACCTTCGAGGTGACGGACGAGGTCCTGAAGCACACCCGCCGGGCCCTGGACCGGGGCGCCGAGGCGCACGCGGCCTGGGACAAGCGGATCGCCGAGTGGCGCACCGCCGACAGCGAGCGGGCCGCGCTGTTCGACCGGATCGGCAAGGGCGAGCTGCCCGAGGGCTGGGAGCAGAAGATCCCGGTCTTCGAGGAGGGCAAGTCCGTCGCCACCCGTGCCGCCTCCGGCACGGTGCTGCAGGCGCTCGGCCCGGTGATCCCCGAGCTGTGGGGCGGCTCCGCCGACCTCGCCGGCTCCAACAACACCACCATCGACAGGACCAGCTCCTTCCTGCCCAAGGGCAACCCGCTGCCCGAGGCCGACCCGTACGGCCGTACCGTCCACTTCGGCATCCGCGAGTTCTCCATGGCCGCGGAGATGAACGGCATCGCCCTGCACGGCAACACCCGCATCTACGGCGGCACCTTCCTGGTGTTCTCCGACTACATGCGCAACGCCGTCCGTATGTCGGCGCTGATGCAGCTGCCGGTGACGTACGTGTGGACGCACGACTCCATCGGTCTCGGCGAGGACGGCCCGACCCACCAGCCGGTCGAGCACCTGGCCTCGCTGCGCGCCATCCCGGGTCTGAACGTCGTCCGCCCGGCGGACGCCAACGAGACCGCGATCGCCTGGGCCGAGATCCTGAAGAGGCACGCCACCGACCCCGCCCCGCACGGGCTCGCGCTCACCCGCCAGGGCGTGCCGGTGTACGCGCCGAACGAGGACGCGGCCAAGGGCGGCTACGTGCTGCGCGAGTCCTCGACCGAGGTCCCGGAGGTGATCGTCATCGCGACGGGTTCCGAGGTGCAGCTGGCCGTGGCCGCGCGGGAGGCGCTGGAGGCCGAGGGCATCGGCACGCGCGTGGTGTCGATGCCGTCGGTGGAGTGGTTCGAGGAGCAGGACCAGGCGTACAAGGACGCGGTGCTGCCGCCGGCCGTGAAGGCCAGGGTCGCCGTGGAGGCCGGGATCGGTCTGACCTGGTACCGCTATGTCGGCGACGCCGGCCGGATCGTCTCCCTGGAGCACTTCGGTGCCTCCGCCGACGCGAAGACCCTGTTCGCCGAGTTCGGCTTCACCCCCGAGAACGTCGCCGCCGCGGCCCGCGAGTCCCTCGCCGATTCGCGCGCCTGA
- the tal gene encoding transaldolase has product MTDVTEAIATAGALKRLADEGVSIWLDDLSRGRIASGNLAELIENKNVVGVTTNPSIFQAAIGSGEGYEEQLTDLAVRGVTVDEAVRMMTTADVRAAADVLDAVYSTSNGVDGRVSIEVDPRLAHDTTATIAEAKQLAWLVDRPNVMIKIPATKAGLPAITEVIGLGISVNVTLIFSLERYREVMAAYLAGLEKAKERGIDLATIHSVASFFVSRVDSEIDKRLTALGTDEALALKGRAALANARLAYEAYEEVFGSERWLALAGDKANKQRPLWASTGVKDPAYKDTLYVDELVAPGTVNTMPEATLNAVADHGEITGDTVTGGYAEARADLAAVEGLGISYDEIVQQLEDEGVAKFEAAWQDLLDAVATSLTSKGADAR; this is encoded by the coding sequence ATGACTGACGTGACCGAAGCAATCGCCACTGCCGGAGCCCTCAAGCGCCTCGCCGACGAGGGGGTCTCCATCTGGCTGGACGACCTGTCGCGGGGGCGCATCGCCTCGGGCAACCTGGCGGAGCTGATCGAGAACAAGAACGTCGTCGGCGTCACCACCAACCCGTCGATCTTCCAGGCCGCCATCGGCTCCGGCGAGGGTTACGAGGAGCAGCTCACCGACCTCGCCGTCCGCGGGGTGACGGTCGACGAGGCGGTGCGGATGATGACGACCGCCGATGTGCGTGCCGCAGCCGATGTTCTGGATGCTGTGTACAGCACATCGAACGGTGTGGACGGCCGCGTCTCCATCGAGGTCGACCCGCGCCTGGCCCACGACACCACGGCGACGATCGCCGAGGCCAAGCAGCTCGCCTGGCTGGTGGACCGCCCCAACGTGATGATCAAGATCCCGGCGACGAAGGCGGGCCTGCCGGCGATCACCGAGGTCATCGGCCTCGGCATCAGCGTCAACGTGACCCTGATCTTCTCCCTGGAGCGCTACCGCGAGGTCATGGCCGCCTACCTGGCCGGTCTGGAGAAGGCCAAGGAGCGCGGCATCGATCTCGCCACGATCCACTCGGTGGCGTCCTTCTTCGTCTCCCGCGTGGACTCCGAGATCGACAAGCGGCTGACCGCCCTCGGCACCGACGAGGCCCTCGCCCTCAAGGGCCGCGCGGCCCTCGCCAACGCCCGCCTCGCCTACGAGGCGTACGAGGAGGTCTTCGGCTCCGAGCGCTGGCTGGCGCTCGCCGGGGACAAGGCGAACAAGCAGCGTCCGCTGTGGGCGTCGACCGGCGTGAAGGACCCGGCGTACAAGGACACCCTGTACGTGGACGAGCTGGTCGCGCCGGGCACCGTCAACACCATGCCGGAGGCCACGCTGAACGCGGTCGCCGACCACGGCGAGATCACCGGCGACACGGTGACCGGCGGCTACGCCGAGGCCCGCGCCGACCTGGCCGCCGTCGAGGGGCTCGGCATCTCCTACGACGAGATCGTCCAGCAGCTGGAGGACGAGGGCGTCGCCAAGTTCGAGGCGGCCTGGCAGGACCTGCTGGACGCCGTCGCCACGTCCCTGACGAGCAAGGGAGCTGACGCCCGATGA
- the zwf gene encoding glucose-6-phosphate dehydrogenase, whose product MTENAPAAPAPDAPAPDAPAPDQAPAEVTVPAGPAADGENPFGWENPLRDARDRRLPRIAGPSGLVIFGVTGDLSRKKLMPAVYDLANRGLLPPGFSLVGFARREWEDQDFAQVVHDSVREHARTPFREEVWQQLAEGMRFIPGDFDDDTAFKQLKDAVEELDASRGTGGNFAFYLSVPPKFFPKVVQQLKKHGLASPPPGSWRRAVIEKPFGHDLGSARELNAIVHDVFEPDQVFRIDHYLGKETVQNILALRFANQMYEPIWNRSYVDHVQITMAEDIGIGGRAGYYDGIGAARDVIQNHLLQLMALTAMEEPIAFDAEALLTEKLKVLKSVRLPAELGKHTVRGQYAEGWQGGEKVVGYLQEEGIDPASKTDTFAAIKLGIDNRRWAGVPFYLRTGKRLGRRVTEIAVVFKRAPHSPFDSTATEELGQNAIVIRVQPDEGMTVRFGSKVPGTSMEIRDVSMDFAYGESFTESSPEAYERLILDVLLGDANLFPRHQEVEESWKILDPIEEYWTAHGRPAQYASGSWGPEEADEMLARDGRSWRRP is encoded by the coding sequence ATGACCGAGAACGCACCCGCCGCCCCGGCACCCGACGCTCCGGCGCCGGACGCCCCGGCACCGGACCAGGCGCCGGCGGAGGTCACCGTGCCGGCGGGCCCCGCCGCCGACGGGGAGAACCCGTTCGGCTGGGAGAACCCGCTCCGGGACGCCCGCGACCGCCGCCTCCCGCGCATCGCCGGCCCGTCCGGTCTGGTCATCTTCGGTGTCACCGGTGACCTGTCCCGCAAGAAGCTGATGCCGGCCGTCTACGACCTCGCCAACCGGGGTCTGCTGCCGCCGGGCTTCTCCCTCGTCGGGTTCGCCCGCCGGGAGTGGGAGGACCAGGACTTCGCGCAGGTCGTCCACGACTCCGTGCGCGAGCACGCCCGCACCCCGTTCCGCGAGGAGGTGTGGCAGCAGCTCGCCGAGGGCATGCGGTTCATCCCCGGCGACTTCGACGACGACACCGCGTTCAAGCAGCTCAAGGACGCCGTGGAGGAGCTGGACGCCTCCCGCGGCACCGGCGGCAACTTCGCCTTCTACCTCTCGGTGCCGCCGAAGTTCTTCCCCAAGGTCGTGCAGCAGCTGAAGAAGCACGGTCTGGCCTCCCCGCCCCCGGGTTCCTGGCGGCGCGCGGTCATCGAGAAGCCGTTCGGCCACGATCTGGGCAGCGCCCGCGAGCTGAACGCGATCGTGCACGACGTGTTCGAGCCGGACCAGGTGTTCCGCATCGACCACTACCTGGGCAAGGAGACCGTCCAGAACATCCTGGCGCTGCGCTTCGCCAACCAGATGTACGAGCCGATCTGGAACCGGTCGTACGTCGACCACGTGCAGATCACCATGGCCGAGGACATCGGCATCGGCGGCCGCGCCGGCTACTACGACGGCATCGGCGCCGCCCGTGACGTCATCCAGAACCACCTCCTCCAGCTGATGGCCCTCACCGCCATGGAGGAGCCGATCGCGTTCGACGCGGAGGCGCTGCTCACCGAGAAACTGAAGGTGCTGAAGTCGGTGCGCCTCCCGGCGGAGCTCGGCAAGCACACCGTGCGCGGGCAGTACGCCGAGGGCTGGCAGGGCGGCGAGAAGGTCGTCGGCTACCTCCAGGAGGAGGGCATCGACCCCGCGTCGAAGACCGACACCTTCGCCGCGATCAAGCTGGGCATCGACAACCGCCGCTGGGCGGGCGTCCCCTTCTACCTGCGCACCGGCAAGCGGCTCGGCCGCCGGGTCACCGAGATCGCGGTGGTCTTCAAGCGGGCCCCGCACTCCCCCTTCGACTCCACGGCCACCGAGGAGCTGGGCCAGAACGCGATCGTCATCCGCGTCCAGCCCGACGAGGGCATGACCGTCCGCTTCGGCTCCAAGGTGCCGGGCACCTCGATGGAGATCCGGGACGTGTCGATGGACTTCGCCTACGGCGAGTCGTTCACCGAGTCGAGCCCGGAGGCGTACGAGCGGCTCATCCTGGACGTGCTCCTCGGCGACGCGAATTTGTTCCCCCGTCACCAGGAAGTGGAAGAGTCCTGGAAGATCCTCGACCCGATCGAGGAGTACTGGACGGCGCACGGCAGGCCGGCGCAGTACGCGTCGGGCAGCTGGGGACCCGAGGAAGCGGACGAGATGCTCGCACGAGACGGACGGAGCTGGCGCAGGCCATGA
- the opcA gene encoding glucose-6-phosphate dehydrogenase assembly protein OpcA, producing MKIDLTDTTASKINKALVQGRRAIGTPAVGMVLTMVIVTDEENAYDSIKAAEDASHEHPMRTLVVIKRHVRTLRDRTHSRLDAEVRVGSEAGTGETVVLRTYGEVSDHADSVVLPLLLPDAPVVVWWPVDAPEAPSKDPLGALAQRRITDLYAFERPMEVLETRARNYAPGDTDLAWTRLTLWRSMLAAALDQARARITSAAVEAEADNPSAELLSRWLEARLGVRVDRVVTAGPVVTAVRLGTGNGEIVIDRPEGPLATLTLPGQPPRTLALKVRPTSELIAEELRRLDADEMYAIALKGEAGKENA from the coding sequence ATGAAGATCGACCTGACCGACACCACGGCAAGCAAGATCAACAAGGCGTTGGTGCAGGGCCGCCGCGCCATCGGCACCCCGGCCGTGGGCATGGTCCTGACGATGGTCATCGTCACGGACGAGGAGAACGCCTACGACTCGATCAAGGCCGCCGAGGACGCCTCGCACGAGCACCCCATGCGGACCCTGGTCGTCATCAAGCGGCATGTGCGCACTCTGCGCGACCGCACCCACTCCCGGCTCGACGCCGAGGTGCGGGTCGGCTCCGAGGCCGGCACCGGCGAGACGGTCGTGCTGCGCACCTACGGCGAGGTGTCCGACCACGCCGACTCGGTGGTCCTGCCGCTGCTGCTGCCGGACGCCCCGGTGGTCGTGTGGTGGCCGGTGGACGCCCCCGAGGCCCCGTCGAAGGACCCGCTGGGCGCGCTCGCCCAGCGCCGGATCACCGACCTGTACGCGTTCGAGCGGCCGATGGAGGTCCTGGAGACCCGCGCCCGCAACTACGCGCCGGGCGACACCGACCTCGCCTGGACGCGGCTCACGCTGTGGCGGTCGATGCTGGCCGCCGCCCTGGACCAGGCCCGCGCGCGGATCACGTCGGCGGCCGTCGAGGCCGAGGCCGACAACCCCAGCGCCGAGCTGCTCTCGCGCTGGCTGGAGGCCCGGCTCGGCGTGCGCGTGGACCGTGTGGTCACCGCCGGACCGGTCGTCACGGCCGTACGTCTGGGCACCGGGAACGGCGAGATCGTCATCGACCGGCCCGAGGGACCGCTGGCGACCCTGACCCTGCCGGGCCAGCCGCCGCGCACCCTCGCCCTGAAGGTCCGCCCCACCTCCGAACTCATCGCCGAGGAGCTGCGCCGCCTCGACGCCGACGAGATGTACGCCATCGCCCTGAAGGGCGAGGCCGGCAAGGAGAACGCCTGA